A single window of Martelella sp. NC20 DNA harbors:
- the rpmI gene encoding 50S ribosomal protein L35 — protein sequence MPKMKTKSSVKKRFKVTATGKVKSAAAGKRHGMIKRSNKFIRDARGTMVLADADAKIVKQFMPYSK from the coding sequence ATGCCCAAGATGAAGACGAAGTCGTCGGTCAAGAAGCGGTTCAAGGTAACCGCGACCGGCAAGGTGAAGTCGGCAGCCGCCGGCAAGCGCCATGGAATGATCAAGCGTTCCAACAAGTTTATCCGTGATGCGCGCGGCACGATGGTTCTGGCGGATGCAGATGCCAAGATCGTCAAGCAGTTCATGCCCTACAGCAAGTAA